Within the Methanomassiliicoccus sp. genome, the region GGGCTCTGGGCGCTGAGGCCCCATCTGGCTTCCAGGGCATCGAGGGAGAGCACTTCCCGCCCGCTCTGCATCAAAGTCCGGCGGGCCGAGTCCAGGGACGATGGCAGGACCAGGCCAGGCAGGGTATGACCGAAGAAGTCGACCAAGGTCCCTCCGAGATCGATGAGCAGCACGCGTGGAGTCATGTGATGAACCAGGGCATGCCAACTCAAATACCTGACGATTGACGCTTCAGCCCTGTCCCCTTAAGACAAAAAAAGGGTTCAGAGGAGGCCGATGGACCTCTTCATGGCGATGAAGTTTTCGGGGTTCCTCTCGAAATACTCCCGCGCTGGAGCTAGCTGATCGCTGAGGGCCTTAGCCACTCCGTTCTTCAGGTCCATAGGGTGCAGCTTCCCGGCGACGTAGGTCTCCTCCAGCTCGGCGTAGGAATGGAACTCCAGCCGACCTCCGAACTTCTCCGGACGGTCGATGGCGAACACCGGGCTCTTTTGGAAGAGGATCATCTGGCAGATAGCAAGCATAGGATTCCCGGCGACCTCCGGCGGGCAGAAGGCCTTCTTGATCTTGCGGTCGATGTCCTCTGGGGCGTCGTGGATGAGGATCCCGCTGTCGGGATCGGACTTTGACATCTTATTGGCGATGGGGTCCATGCGGTTGACGCCCTTCAGCCCGGGGAGCAGAGGGGTGTGCAACGCTACGGGCACCTTCCATTTCAGCTTCTCCCCGGCCTCGCGGGCCAGCATGTGCGCCCTCCTCTGATCTATGCCAGAATAGGCAAGGTCGATGTTCATCCGGAATATGTCCGTCGCCTGCATCAACGGATATAGGAACTTCGAGGAGTCAAGCTCGGCATCGTCCTCCTTGCGCCCCATGATGGTCA harbors:
- a CDS encoding tyrosine--tRNA ligase codes for the protein MDAEERFNLLARNTEEIVTVEELKNLLATNPSPRAYIGFEPSGLVHLGWVICANKVKDLVDAGFEVTIFFADWHAYINDKLGGDIERIRTCARYMEDCFEALGVPRDKVKFVLASEIMGMEYWEMVMKVGKVTSLSRIKRAMTIMGRKEDDAELDSSKFLYPLMQATDIFRMNIDLAYSGIDQRRAHMLAREAGEKLKWKVPVALHTPLLPGLKGVNRMDPIANKMSKSDPDSGILIHDAPEDIDRKIKKAFCPPEVAGNPMLAICQMILFQKSPVFAIDRPEKFGGRLEFHSYAELEETYVAGKLHPMDLKNGVAKALSDQLAPAREYFERNPENFIAMKRSIGLL